ttcagATACTATTAGTAAGCAAGAATGTCAAGTTCCAGCAAATCAACGCTTCTCTACCTTGCAATTTTCACATCATATAGAAGGATGTTATATTTGGTATAGTACAGCTTTCGAAACTTTATTATTTAGAATGTGTATAAAAATCTTATTCAAAGTATGTTTTAAGTTTTTATAAGCAAAAGGTGATCAAATGTGAAAGTAATTAAGTTGAATAACGATGATTCAGgcataatttcatatatatatatatatatacatatatatatatatatacatatatatatatatatatatatatatatatatatatatatatatatatatatatatatgcttgatctcaaaataaaataataatacaaattgtGATATCATATTTTCGAATAACAAGTAAGTCAGGATGGCCGAGTGGTCTAAGGCGCCAAACTCAAGTTCTGGTCTTCGTAAGAGGGCGTGGGTTCAATATCATATGTCTGGATGTTGATATCAATGACTTAGATTTAATTAATTGAGAGTTATACAATAATCAATGTAGAGTGAGAAAATAAGCAATTAAGTGAGGGTTATAACAATATTCAATGGTGGTCACTTTCCAAAGAAATTGGCTGCAATTGCAATTGCAATTACAAAGAACTTAAATATGcaccaattaattttttgatggtAGAAATGCATTATTCACTTGATGCTAATATAATTTGCAATGACTGAAAAATTTAAGGTGAGATATATCTTTTGGTCCATTTTTTACtaataaatattgtatatttGAACACACCAAACTGTTGGGCTTAGGCCCGGTGCATCGCACGGGCATCACTTTCtaatatatatgtgtttattGTGCGCGCGCCCCTGTTTAAGAGAAAAAGTCCCATATTCACCATcggaaagaaaaagaatttgattttataagaTATTATTGGACACTTGTAATGTGACCGTTATCGCAAACACACTAATTCTTTtctctacttttatttttattttcacccGTTGTCCAGAGCGCACATTGAAACTTCGACTAAATTCTAATCGCGCTCTACAGGGCTCAATTGGGTGTGATGCTCTTAACAAGATTTTCTTCATACTCAGGGTTCGAACTCGAGATCTTTTGTTTTTCCACTAGTCTCCGAAACCCACATTGAAACTTCGGCTAAATCCGGATCACGCTCTACAGGGACGCTCCcaacaaaattttcttcatATCCAGGGCTTAAATCTGAAATCTCTGATTAAAGGTGAATCACTCCCACCAGTACAGCACAACCTATGTTGATACACAAATTTCattcaatataataatagttaattGGTAATTCAAGATTTAGAAAATAGTGAAGTTTCTTGTGAAATGATGTGTAAATCTTCCCATGGTCTATCTAAGCGAAATTTCCTACATTTTCATTAACtgtcctttttttttaagaGAGAAGAGTGAGCATCCAATACTCCCAACCAATCAATCAAGCAAACAAACatattaatttgtttgtttaccAACAATAGTTACAGTAGCTAACTaaatataacaaaagaaaaaaaaggtactCATtcgtttcacaaagaatgatcTGTTATAATTTGActaagaatttaaaattataaagaacACTTTTatatcttgtggttctaaattaaagttaggttaaatgtacaaaattatcctttgaTTGTGACCTTAAATATGTCATGTGAAAAACTGATTTTAAAATGTTACCATAaaaaagtcattcttttttaacaaactaaaaaggaaagagatCATTTCTTTTAAACGGACTAGTTAtgtacaattatatatatttttcgtcTATAATTTTGAtggataaaaaatatcaattaaattaaagtgtGGGATCCCCTTTCCTCCTCTTTTCCTTCACTTTTGGCTTCTTCCCAACAGACATTGCAACTCCAActgatgaattatgattattacAAAGAATTTTCCTTGGTGTTTAAGCAGCTTAATGTTGGGTTTGAATGAATTAAAGTGTCATGAAGAtgcttaaaattataaattgttgAAGTGATAAATTAGTTAATCAAAACTATGCTTAATTAGCATAATATCATTATATGATTTGACCAATTGATCTAACTTacagtataaaaaaaaatgttgggAGAAAAATCTCCCCCTAAACAAAACTCTTTAAATAAATACATCGTGggatttattatgtttttggtATGAGAATAATAATCTTGAGTTTCAAGCTTTTCAAAAAGAATACCTAAATATGGAAAgaacttatattttcttttcgaaaaagttaaaacaattatagtaataatctaacttttaaaaagtaaattttaaatttaattttgaaaaaatagggTAAAATCCTAACACTTAACTAGTCCAAAGTGTAGCATTTTTCTTGGATTCATTCATGGGGTCTTATAATTGGAAGTTTTAGTTGAGGTGTTGTTTTTCTTATTACAAGGAggcttttttcttttcttttcatttttttaaaaaataatttttgatataaataaatatatgtgtcagaaaattgagtttttgggtttaagttatatacattaacattgaaaaataattacactattagtttgtttttaatTGACTATAGCAAGTTAATTGTTTATCATTATAGATTAGTAGGTTattgatcaatttcattatatttacaGTGACTTACATGTAATGAAATTGTTGCGTTTGAATGTGCATTATTATGTCAATAGATTTTACCATCAATTTAAATCGATAGTCTTTTAAAGTGATcgattgtaaaaaaaaaatgacatgaaTTTGAAATCTTATCTAGTGACCAAATTGTCAAGGTAAATCCACCCCGACTTAAAGGTCCCAATTGCAAGCTATCGTAGTGAGTCTCCTTCCTTAAAATatagttaatatttatttgaatagattattcATATATcagttattatattttatttatctcacATTATCTATCGTGGTTACTAAAAATGgatatatcatattatttgtcattttaaaagtttaaatataattaattatttatttcatttcaccCCTGGTAAATCTTTTGCCAGCTCCACCAACCCCCTCTCtctaaaagaaatttaattttatttttaaataatattttaaatttaattcaaaactTATATTCTATTCTCcagtaaatataaaagatattttattaaaaataattttttattcgtaaatcaaacactaaaaaaaaaaattcgaaaaatattttttactcactaatcaaacatgataaaataagtcaaaaatctacttatttttcaaaaaaaaattctttcgtACCGGATACACCTCAacggaaaaaaaatatgacttaGACATAAATAAAGGTAAAATAGTCATATATTCCTCTAACTAATTTCTCAATAaacttagaaataaaataagaataaataatttgGGAAGGAAAGTAGAATACTATAATCCCCTAACCAAACCAATGTATATAGATCAAATTGTAATATACAATCATACAACTTGTGAGTTTCGAACACGCTAGCACTAGCACgttcaaaatgtttaaaattattggGCTATATCAACTTATTGTATCAAGGGTGTTCAAAATATACTATTTAATCAGTTCGTGTATCATTTTATTCTCTATACATTAATTTTCCCGATGAAGTGTGACCACGTGGCTCCGCTCCGTGCTTGCTTGGTGTgattttacattttatatataatttatatgctaTTACACAATAGGACATTTATCGAATATATATAAGTGTTTAACTCAAAAGACAAAGAtcgtaacagaaatgatagcaCTTGAGGATTATCCTAGGATGTTATATAAGAAATactattcttttctttctctagtCGTGATTAGAACTATCAAAAAGGGTTGACCCAACCTCACCTGGCTCAAGCCTCGTGAGTCAAGAAATTTGAAGGGCTAAGGAGGGCCGACCCTTCATTTGGTAGGGCTTGAATGCTCAACCCAATCCAACCTTATAAAGGGGTCGAGGGCTGGGGGCGGGCTAGgccttctatttttttcttttcaaatttataattcTATAACATCAAGAACATCCGAAGATTTTCAAATCATATATGACAAACAATGATTTTATTTCAATAAACTAGTAAAAATCTAATGTAATTGACATGTATCTTGCAACCAAATATGCGAGTGAGATAAGAGAGTGACAAGCAAGATGGGAGGGAAGTGAGAATGCGAGATTTGTATATGTATCCTAGATAGATGCGAATCTACTTGGATAGAGTGTATCTAAAAACAAATTAACCTAATTTTGAGTCTATATATTATCGAGTTACTTGTATCTGAGAACAAAGATTCATAATATTACAACATAATGTGTAGTCAAataattagattatatattagtgagattattataaattacttttaaaaataaagttttggcTCATAGACCGACCCCGACCCAGCCCCGATCAAACCTCTAGGGTCAAAGACTTATATGAGTTGAACTTATAAGTCttagttttaaataaatttaaaaaatcctaTCTCAGCCCTGCCGCAATAAAGGGTAGATTGAGCCGGGCCACATGAGCTAATCTCATTTTGAGGGTTCTATTTGTGATATACAAAAAGGTCTCCAATTAATGCCTACGTGGATAGTGGATCGTAATTTTGCGAGACGTGAAAGCTAGTGAACCACATGTTACGTTAATGCTACTTTATCCCAtactcttttgaaaaataaataaataaacaagtaatatatatatatatatatatatatatatatatatatatatatatatatatatatatatatatatatatatatatatatatatatatatattgtaaaaaaaataccGTTTTAGACGTTCCTCTATCCGTACTTTTCTCTTGGATCACAAATCcattttccaaatcaaaacaaactaaaaaaagcatttttaaaagaataataataataatacatatattaactttcaaaatcatttatcctttttttttctatatataattcactctttttcattcataaaaccaaaaaaaaaaaaaaacatctctAAAGTAGTTACAAACATCTTTAGGGTTGTTCTAATCAGCCCCGCCAAAAAAAAACCAACCCTTTTTTTCTACGTTACATTATTGTTTAATCATATTATAAAGGGGGTTGGTTTttgttcttgattattattagatcttaataatttatttgtattaattataatttattcatcATGAGTGATGATAAAAAGTACATTACTGCTGAGGAATTGAAGAAACATGACAAACCAGATGACTTATGGatttcaattcaaggaaaatgTTACAATGTTACAGATTGGGTGAAAGAACATCCCGGTGGCGATATTCCGATTCGTAGTTTGGCTGGACAAGAAGCTACTGATGCATTCATTGCTTTTCATCCAGGTTTTGATTTATAATTCGAATTCATTTATGTATATTAATGATGGTTTggtattattttgaaatttcattgcTATAGGTAGTGCTTGGAAATATCTTGACAAGTTTTTCACCGGATATCATCTAAAAGATTACGAGGTAACCGATGTGTCTAAAGATTACAGGAAACTCTGTTCTGAATTTTCGAAAGCAGGGATGTTTGACAAGAAGGGTCATGGAGTGATTTATTCGTTCTGTTTTGTGGCATTGTTGATGTCCTTGAGTTTCTGTGGTGTTTTGTTGAGTAAAAATTTCTTGGTTCATATGGTTTCTGCTGCATTGTTGGGATTAGCTTGGATGCAGATATCTTATTTGGGACACGATTCGGGTCATTACATGATCATGACAAATCGCGGATTCAACAAATTAGCACAGATTCTTACAGGAAATTGTCTTACTGGGATAAGTATTGCTTGGTGGAAATGGACACATAACGCTCATCATGTCGCGTGTAATAGCCTTGATCATGACCCTGATCTACAACACTTGCCAGTTTTCGCTGTTTCTACAAAGTTTTTCAAATCATTGAGATCTAGCTTTTATGGAAGAGAGCTAACGTTTGATTCGCTTGCAAAATTCTTTGTGAGTTATCAACACTTTACGTATTACCCTATAATGTGCGTAGCACGAGTGAATCTCTTTGTCCAAACATTCTTGTTATTGTTTTCGACAAGGAAAGTACCAGACAGAGCTTTGAACATATTGGGAATACTTGTTTTCTGGACTTGGTTTCCTCTTCTTATTAGTACATTGCCTAATTGGACAGAGAGGTTCTTGTTTGTGCTTTTAAGTTTCTGTGTTACATCACTACAACATATTCAATTCACTCTTAACCATTTCGCTGCTGATGTATACGTTGGACAGCCAGAAGGGAACGATTGGTTTGAGAAACAAACGAGTGGTACTATAGATATCGCGTGTTCTTCATGGATGGATTGGTTCTATGGAGGATTACAATTTCAACTTGAACATCATTTGTTCCCAAGGTTGCCTAGATGCCATTTGAGGAAAGTGTCACCAATTGTTCAAGATTTGTGCAAAAAACATAAGTTACCATATAGGAGTTTGTCATTTTATGAAGCTAACGTTTGGACATTAAGGACTTTAAAGACAGCAGCAATACAAGCCAGGGGTCTACTTTGGGAAGCTGTTAATACTCATGGATAATTAATATTTGCaattttttataacaaataaGTACTAAGTAGTATGTTGTTTTTTTCAAGTAATGTGTGTATTTTAATCTATGTTGTTGGATGTGTTTTTTGCTGTGTTGATATgggatttttgtattttcaattatatatatatatattttatttctatgttTATATTAATTTGGATTCGCCAATGTTAGGCCAATTAAAAGGGAGACACTTTTGACCATGATTTTGGGCTTATGTTAACATTCAGATAATGACTCTATGAAATTACTTTGCTACTTTCACATAGGTAACATATCTTATCGTTAAACTTTCAGTTTGTCTCTAACCGTCAAATGAAAAGTAAGCAACCCGTTCTCTTCTATTTGAAAGAAGGGGGCTTCCGATTTTGTCGtgcttgaaatttttttgtgttcTCTATATTACTGTATATACTTAATCATTTAATTACTTAGTTTTCTATCGATCAAGGTTCATTCTCTATAATACCTTCAAACTTAaatctgagatatctgagagaaGACGAAAAAATTCTATTGATTCCACTGCGATCCTAATTGATGGACATATAAGTTATAACTGCAATCCACGTGGAGGAACCAAATCTCTTCGCCACATACTTTGGGTCTGCGTTGTTATATCATAGAAAATatcgttatttttttaattctttttttgtcTATTAACCCTTAACTAATATACACAAttcaaagtaaaaaaagaattgaaaatttaCTTGTAATAATTTTCAGAAAGAAAATCTATAccataattttatattagtttgacAAAATAATTAGCCTGCATCTACGAGCTATCTACGCACAatcttttaagaaatttatacatttctatCCTTTTGTGTTTAAAATGAATGAGAGAGTAAGCTATTTATTGAAGTCATGAAATGTAGAATGAAATCTGGATTTATCAATACcttatattttctaattacaacaataatatatcTACTTAAATTCTATAAGTGGAATTTGAGAGGATATAATTGTCACTACATGACTATGGAGGTAGCAATGATGTTTTCGAAAAACCCTTCGTTCAAGTTCATTAAATTCAAGTAAAAGAAGAAGTAAACAATGAGAGAAAGTATAagaatgaaataagaaaagtccgacaaactttacaaaaaagaaatactcTCATAATCCAAATACACTCAACAACATACATGATAACTGGAACTAGTCCTTATTATCTCTTGTTCTAAGATTAGCAAATCAGAAAtaagaaaagatgaaaagaaaaagcaaaGAACTATCGTATCCCATGGAACTCATTGTGAGTCCTTAAAAAAAGATATCCCCTCAAGTAGTCGCGGTTATAGATTAATTTCTCATAAGACAAAACAGATTAATCATTAAAGAAGTATACAATACCTTGAAATTTGATAAATTCAATAAACTCAAAAAGACAAGAACGAGACCGCATACACATACACGATCGATTGATCTTGTTTGTAAAATATGTATGCTTTAATGGAAGAATTCGAtactaaaaaaatgagaaaagtcTTTATTTGTATCCAACAAATGTTAGTATCAAAGGTGTTAATTGTGAAAAGGGTCACAATTCCTTAGAAAAGAGATAAACCTTTCAAAAAGCTCACAATCTTTTGAATAATCACATCCTCTTAGAGAAGACAACCTTTTGTAAAGGTTACAACCTTTCAGAGAGTTACAATCTTTCACCTCCTATTCACACCTTTAAAACTCAACAGTCCTACGACATACAACAAATCACCATAAGACAAGACGACACTTTACCCCTACTAATTTTCTATCCTAATACTAAACATTCACTCTTTTTCTATCTACTAGCTTCTGGGTACGCGCCACGCGCATGTggtcatataaataaaaaaaaattttgcgAAGATTGTATATTAgcaatatttttatgttatataatGTGTTATAAAATAGAAAGTACAAATTACATGTTCTTAAAATTGATAAGTATCCTATATGGTGTTTTTGTTTCTAAGATTCAAATCCAAAAAACTATATAactataatatttaaatgaataagtgAAATGTTATGTGCTACGTTAATGAAATATGTGTAAAATCAGTAACATATAGAAATTTTTTACCGTAAAATTAATGTCGTGT
This DNA window, taken from Solanum lycopersicum chromosome 5, SLM_r2.1, encodes the following:
- the LOC101254596 gene encoding delta(8)-fatty-acid desaturase-like, translated to MSDDKKYITAEELKKHDKPDDLWISIQGKCYNVTDWVKEHPGGDIPIRSLAGQEATDAFIAFHPGSAWKYLDKFFTGYHLKDYEVTDVSKDYRKLCSEFSKAGMFDKKGHGVIYSFCFVALLMSLSFCGVLLSKNFLVHMVSAALLGLAWMQISYLGHDSGHYMIMTNRGFNKLAQILTGNCLTGISIAWWKWTHNAHHVACNSLDHDPDLQHLPVFAVSTKFFKSLRSSFYGRELTFDSLAKFFVSYQHFTYYPIMCVARVNLFVQTFLLLFSTRKVPDRALNILGILVFWTWFPLLISTLPNWTERFLFVLLSFCVTSLQHIQFTLNHFAADVYVGQPEGNDWFEKQTSGTIDIACSSWMDWFYGGLQFQLEHHLFPRLPRCHLRKVSPIVQDLCKKHKLPYRSLSFYEANVWTLRTLKTAAIQARGLLWEAVNTHG